One genomic region from Fibrobacter sp. encodes:
- a CDS encoding bifunctional 4-hydroxy-2-oxoglutarate aldolase/2-dehydro-3-deoxy-phosphogluconate aldolase: MLKIGIARGIPEHNLLPAFQAALEGGFYYLEITMNTPDAVKLISVAAREFNGKAQIGAGTVTNLNEAKEALKAGAQFIISPVVNLEVIGYCRNHNIPVFPGALTPTEILNAWEAGATMVKVFPVKAMGGPDYIKELKAPFTNVKLLACGGVTPQNLPDYIQAGTDGIGIGGQLFRKEWIESCDYESIRKAALSFDLTAR; this comes from the coding sequence GTGCTGAAAATCGGCATCGCACGGGGAATTCCGGAACACAACCTCCTGCCCGCCTTCCAGGCAGCACTGGAAGGGGGCTTTTATTATCTGGAAATTACCATGAACACCCCTGATGCTGTAAAGCTGATTTCCGTTGCAGCAAGGGAATTTAACGGTAAAGCACAGATCGGCGCAGGGACAGTAACCAATCTCAATGAAGCCAAAGAAGCTCTCAAAGCCGGGGCACAGTTTATCATTTCTCCTGTAGTCAACCTTGAAGTTATCGGGTATTGCAGAAACCACAATATTCCTGTATTCCCGGGAGCGCTCACTCCTACTGAAATACTGAATGCCTGGGAAGCAGGAGCTACAATGGTAAAGGTTTTTCCGGTTAAAGCGATGGGTGGACCTGATTATATAAAGGAATTAAAAGCTCCTTTCACAAACGTAAAACTCCTGGCTTGCGGCGGAGTGACTCCTCAGAACCTTCCCGATTATATCCAGGCAGGAACAGACGGCATCGGAATAGGAGGACAGTTGTTCAGAAAAGAGTGGATCGAATCCTGTGATTACGAAAGTATCAGAAAAGCTGCTCTATCGTTTGATCTTACTGCCCGTTGA
- a CDS encoding nucleoid-structuring protein H-NS, with translation MYRPEIKLLDCSIRDGGLLNKWQFSDEFVRATYQALSSAGIDYMEMGYKASKEQFDPKVFGKWRFCDDEDIKRVIDGIESEMKLSCMVDIGRVKSEDIHPRDQSPFSMIRVACYIKDIDKAIQTCRMIADKGYETTVNIMAVSTNLEREIDEALNDLSKTDIPIIYVVDSYGAMYCEDISFLVNKYKEALPGKSIGIHTHNNRQLAFGNTIQAIIDGANMIDASVYGIGRGPGNCCLELMLSFLQNPKYYIRPVLQLIQEHYLPLQKKIEWGYIIPYMISGMRNEHPRVAIAFRDSPERDNFVKFYDMLTTPETEHEITGA, from the coding sequence GTGTATCGGCCGGAAATCAAGCTTTTAGATTGCTCTATTCGTGATGGTGGACTGCTCAATAAGTGGCAATTCAGTGATGAATTTGTAAGGGCTACCTATCAGGCACTAAGCAGTGCCGGAATAGATTACATGGAGATGGGCTACAAGGCTTCCAAAGAGCAGTTCGATCCCAAAGTGTTTGGCAAATGGCGATTCTGCGATGATGAGGATATCAAGAGAGTAATCGATGGTATCGAATCTGAAATGAAACTCTCCTGCATGGTTGATATCGGAAGAGTAAAGAGTGAAGATATTCATCCCAGAGATCAGTCCCCCTTCAGCATGATCCGGGTTGCCTGTTATATCAAAGACATTGACAAAGCGATCCAAACATGCAGGATGATAGCTGACAAGGGATATGAGACCACAGTGAACATCATGGCTGTTTCCACAAACCTGGAACGGGAGATCGATGAGGCACTCAATGACCTGAGCAAAACCGATATCCCCATCATTTACGTAGTTGACTCCTACGGAGCTATGTACTGTGAAGATATCTCTTTTCTTGTTAATAAATACAAGGAAGCCCTGCCCGGAAAATCTATCGGGATACACACACATAATAACCGTCAGCTTGCATTTGGCAACACTATCCAGGCCATAATCGACGGTGCCAATATGATCGACGCGTCTGTGTATGGTATTGGAAGAGGACCGGGGAACTGCTGTCTGGAACTTATGCTTAGTTTTCTGCAGAATCCCAAATACTATATCCGCCCGGTGCTGCAGCTCATTCAGGAACATTACCTGCCTCTTCAAAAGAAAATCGAATGGGGCTATATCATACCTTATATGATCAGTGGAATGCGCAATGAACATCCACGGGTAGCAATCGCTTTCCGCGATTCTCCTGAAAGAGACAACTTCGTCAAATTTTACGACATGCTCACCACCCCGGAAACGGAACACGAGATCACAGGTGCTTAA
- a CDS encoding amidohydrolase family protein → MYTALGYQPCDPKLRFPWHDYYSLCESGRIPVICHGSRNGMTTHDMPHYYDRQFPEIRIYNNKVKKIWFENTFISPHAWEPVLQNHPNLYLCLAHFGGDTFWDKRDNLSCDLYWEDLTCNDDPMNWIACLLNLMKKYNNFYVDLSYFLFESSAIEFFKKALAFDPVVKERILFGTDWWMYTIKRPYKKGKGYLKYVKTMCQRILALNDKSLLNSIGVNDSRELLAYFMTINPMRFLQIKQYAEKLEQIYYRHKDVRRNGWRFELSDWINKVPEKIEEFYK, encoded by the coding sequence ATGTATACGGCGCTTGGGTATCAGCCTTGTGACCCTAAATTAAGATTTCCATGGCATGATTACTATTCTCTTTGTGAAAGTGGCCGGATACCTGTCATATGTCATGGATCCCGCAATGGGATGACAACACACGATATGCCACATTACTATGACCGACAGTTTCCTGAAATTAGAATTTATAATAACAAAGTTAAAAAGATCTGGTTTGAAAACACCTTTATCAGTCCTCATGCATGGGAACCGGTTCTTCAGAATCATCCCAATCTTTATTTGTGCCTTGCACATTTCGGGGGAGATACATTCTGGGATAAAAGGGATAATTTAAGCTGTGACTTGTACTGGGAAGACCTGACATGTAATGATGATCCTATGAATTGGATTGCATGTTTACTTAATCTGATGAAAAAATACAATAATTTCTATGTTGACTTATCCTATTTTCTGTTTGAATCTTCAGCAATAGAATTTTTCAAGAAAGCTCTGGCATTTGATCCTGTCGTTAAGGAGCGAATTCTATTTGGGACAGATTGGTGGATGTACACTATTAAGCGTCCATATAAAAAGGGAAAAGGTTATTTAAAATATGTTAAGACCATGTGTCAGAGGATCCTGGCTCTTAATGATAAAAGTCTGTTAAACTCAATAGGTGTAAATGATTCCAGAGAATTGCTTGCATATTTCATGACGATCAATCCCATGCGATTCTTGCAGATCAAGCAATATGCAGAAAAACTGGAGCAGATTTATTATCGACATAAAGATGTGAGGAGAAACGGCTGGAGATTTGAACTTTCTGACTGGATAAACAAAGTACCGGAGAAAATCGAGGAATTTTACAAATGA
- a CDS encoding ABC transporter permease, with translation MQPNKAILYPPFTKRISSVWYRHYRVYTKNLISNGLPPFLEPLIFLAGIGLGMSRYISEMGGIPYVTFLATGLPITAAMFTSAFECSYGTFIRLEFDRVYDGMISAPLGVGDIMTGEILWAGTKGLFFSLAVILVETAFGLIPIQGLVAPIIGFLTGLMFASISLLITTFVTNINHFNFYFTGFLSPMFFFSGVIFPLENLPPVLRIAAEFFPLTHAVRPVRALILGQFQSVILFDLLMMAIFTVLTAWPGIRRLRKRIIK, from the coding sequence ATGCAGCCCAATAAGGCTATACTCTATCCTCCTTTTACAAAGCGGATTTCAAGCGTATGGTACCGTCATTACCGGGTATACACAAAAAACCTGATAAGCAATGGCCTTCCCCCTTTTCTTGAACCTCTTATATTCCTGGCAGGAATAGGTCTGGGGATGAGCAGGTATATAAGTGAGATGGGCGGAATACCATACGTGACATTTCTGGCTACAGGCCTGCCTATTACCGCGGCAATGTTTACATCCGCGTTTGAATGCTCTTACGGAACTTTTATCAGGCTTGAATTTGACCGGGTTTATGACGGGATGATTTCGGCTCCACTGGGAGTGGGAGATATTATGACAGGAGAGATACTGTGGGCCGGCACAAAAGGCCTGTTTTTCTCCCTTGCAGTGATTCTGGTTGAGACAGCTTTCGGCCTGATCCCTATTCAAGGCCTTGTCGCACCGATCATAGGTTTTTTAACCGGGCTAATGTTTGCTTCCATCTCTCTTCTTATTACAACCTTTGTTACCAATATCAACCATTTCAATTTTTACTTTACAGGTTTTCTCTCCCCCATGTTCTTCTTTTCCGGAGTCATTTTTCCGCTTGAGAACCTTCCGCCAGTTCTGAGGATAGCCGCGGAATTTTTCCCTTTAACCCACGCGGTACGCCCTGTCAGAGCGCTTATCCTGGGTCAATTCCAGTCTGTTATTCTCTTCGACCTTCTCATGATGGCGATCTTTACAGTTTTAACCGCTTGGCCGGGTATAAGGCGATTGAGGAAGAGGATAATAAAGTAG
- a CDS encoding ABC transporter ATP-binding protein, with translation MSEPVIIAERVNKCYGPVRAVKELSFTVPESMCFAMLGPNGAGKSTMMRMIYGASERDCLPTGKLTVFGFDPQVNPLAIKFLSGVVPQENNLDEELNVEQNLFIFCRFYNIPTKQALGRINELLHFMELSDKHKARIKELSGGMKRRLIIARALLNNPRLLILDEPTTGLDPQVRHLIWDKLRELKRKGMTILLTTHYMEEAFQICDRIIIMDKGEKHLEGNPHELIREHIEPFVLEVNTPEIFSRISQSLPSEVRIDQGGTVVRIFGKDQEILHNVSSRLNPGEYFLRQSNLEDLFLKITGSTLNAAQ, from the coding sequence ATGTCTGAACCAGTAATTATTGCTGAACGGGTGAATAAATGTTATGGACCGGTAAGAGCGGTGAAAGAGCTGAGCTTCACTGTCCCGGAATCGATGTGCTTCGCAATGCTTGGCCCCAATGGTGCCGGAAAAAGTACCATGATGAGGATGATCTACGGAGCAAGTGAAAGAGATTGTCTGCCCACTGGGAAATTAACAGTTTTTGGCTTTGACCCACAGGTAAATCCACTGGCTATAAAGTTTTTATCCGGTGTTGTTCCTCAGGAGAATAACCTGGATGAGGAACTTAATGTAGAGCAGAATCTTTTTATCTTCTGCCGGTTCTATAATATTCCCACAAAACAGGCACTGGGTAGAATTAATGAGCTGCTTCATTTCATGGAACTCTCTGACAAGCACAAGGCACGGATAAAAGAGCTGTCGGGTGGGATGAAACGAAGGCTGATAATCGCACGTGCGCTATTAAACAACCCACGTTTGCTGATACTCGATGAGCCCACTACCGGACTGGACCCGCAGGTAAGGCACCTTATCTGGGATAAACTGCGGGAACTCAAGCGGAAAGGCATGACCATTCTTCTAACAACTCATTACATGGAAGAGGCATTCCAGATCTGTGACAGAATAATAATAATGGACAAAGGTGAAAAACACCTTGAGGGGAACCCTCATGAGCTTATCCGGGAACATATCGAGCCATTCGTTCTTGAAGTTAACACACCTGAAATTTTCTCCAGAATAAGCCAATCTCTACCGTCTGAGGTAAGGATTGACCAGGGAGGAACTGTGGTGAGGATTTTCGGAAAAGATCAGGAGATTCTCCACAATGTAAGTTCCAGGCTCAACCCCGGAGAATACTTCCTTCGTCAGTCAAATCTTGAGGATCTGTTTTTGAAGATAACCGGGAGTACACTCAATGCAGCCCAATAA